From the genome of Podospora bellae-mahoneyi strain CBS 112042 chromosome 2, whole genome shotgun sequence:
AATAAGTCTGACcaatttaattaaatagtaaGCTAAAGCGGGAACAATGGAAAGTAAACAAAGTCTGGCTGCAAGCAGGGCTCTAGACATGGCCAAGCTTGGACCTGTGAAAGTACCCACGTGACTCTCACGTGGCCCCTGCGCTACAAACCCATATGTTATGAGCCAGGGCCGCGACAGGTATGTAAATATGAACGGAACTATAGTTAAGACAAGTGGTATGTTGGTTTATATGACGATTCAACTAGGTCTTTACCTTGATTTGCAAATTTGGTTTTCGAACTTAACCTGGTTAATTTGGACCTTTTGAAATCAAACACATGTTTTCCAAGCTGAAATTGACAGGGGGGtagggaggaagaggcagtgCTGCTCCTAACTAAACACCCCACCCAAGTCCAAAAGCGGCAATACATTCCCTTGACGGGGAAGAACAACGGAACCGAGACCATGAGCATTATGGTGGCATGTCAGGGGTAAATATCCCGAATCCATCCACACTCGAGTTTGTTGGTACTTCAAATGCATGCGGACTTAAGGTATGGAATTAAGTTCGTGCCGTGTATAGTATTGCAAACTCAAACCCAATGCCGAACTTACTTCCTGGCCAGAACCCTTCACAGCTTTCTCATATTcatttcttcctcttggtAACAATTGTCTGAACATTCTTGGGCTGATGGAACCACCGGTTGATCAGAGTCCATTCCTTCTTCGGGTCCACCAACTCGAAATCGTAATCGCGGATTAGTTCTGGAAGGGCCTTGTAAATTTCCATCATTGAGATCTGTAGTTTACATTAGCCAACTGTGCCCCAGTGGGAAAAGAGGTGTATGCTCACATTCTTGCCCAAGCACATATGGggtccaccaccaaactaTTTGCAACAAAGTCAGTAACAGGAGCTAATAAAGAGTAAGTTGGGTCAAAGACTCACATTTAGCATGTGTCTCTCCAAATCAGCAGCATTACGACCTAACCACCTCTCCGGCACAAACTCATCTGCATCCTCTCCAAACACACCTTTATCACGCTGTACAATCTGAGGGTTGCATCCGACTTTCACCCCAGGAGGGAAGAACTCTCCCAGGAGCTCAACCCCTTCCTTGGGGGTGTACCGCGGGAACGACAGACCAAGACTGGCGTGGACCCTCATGCCCTCCTTGCAGCAGGCGTCAAAATAAGGCAGCTTGACTGCATTAGCATACCTAACTCTCCCAGACGAGCTGATCCGACCCTCGGCAACGGCCGTATCAATCTCGTCTCTGAGCTTCCAGTAGGTTCTAGGGTTTTTCGTGAGGTGATAAAGAACTGAGGTGATGGCACTAGCCGTGGTGTCGGATCCTGCGATGCTGTTGTACAAATGTCAGTATATTACCGCAAGTCAAAAGCGAAATCAACTCACATAGCGGTGTAAATCTCCCCTCTAATCTCCGGCGGACCAAAGTTATCCAAATCCCCGTGCTCCTCCATCACTCGGAAGAAGCTAGCCAGCATAtcatccttctccatcaCGCCACCgctctcctccagctccttctgtcgtttctcaacagcctcaaacCCCGCATCTGACATCGTGTCCATCGCCTTGACAGCTGCCATCGCACCGGGAACGACAATAGAGGTCATCAAAACAAGACTGCGCATCCAACGGGGCACAAACGCAGAGGCTGCCATGAATAGGATCAGCACGTCGGTCGCGTTGATCCAGCCCCTGTAATCCTTTTTGGTCTCCAGAAAACCAAACGGACGGCTGAAGAAAAGGATACCAATCACGTCAAAGGCGTAGTAGCGAAGCCAAAGAGCCATGTCAGTTGGCCTGCCAGACTCGCTGGCGTCCTTGACACGTTGATAAAGAAGTTCGATACACTCTTCGATGGCTGGCTCGTAGCGGCCGACGTTGGTCATGGTGTAGACATGGTTGACCAGCTTGCGGCGCTCGCCGTGGGACTTGGGGTCTATGTTACAGAAGTGCTCCGGGAATCGGGCTGTTTAGTGTTAGCGTTGGCCGGTTTGTCATGATATTTCTGTTACATACACCATGGCATTGAGAAAGCCGAGTAAAACTCAGTCTAATCATTATTGTTAGCAAAATCCTCTTACCCCTAGCATTCCAGGTTGAAAGGTATGGCAAACGCACCTTGGTAAAAGTTGTCCCGGCTCCATAGATGGCCTTGATAACGGTTGAGTCTGAGACAGACACCTCGTTCTCGGCGATGCGAATGATGGGACCTGAGTTGTTAGCTAATACCGTGTCTTGACATCAACAAATCAAAGGACAAGGCACTCAACTCACCATGTTTTGCGTGCCACTTTTTCAACGTGACCTCTAAGTGACCCGAGTACAGCTCCTTGATGATCCACAGTCTCGAGAAAGAGGCGAGAAAAGGACCCGGGTATTTGGAGTAGGGATGTAACCATCGACAGTAGATGATCCACCCAACGAACCAGGTGACCAGACCACCTAGTAATATCAACATGACTGCCATTACTGCCGTCAGTGTGTTCCGAGCAAAGTCAGATTATCAACAGAAGAACTGGAACTTTGCCCCATCTGCCTCGTCCAAAACAGCGGGCTCAACCTCTTGTTAAGAGGACTGATGAGCGGGCATCACTCTCGCCAAGATCAAACCCTAACCATCTTACACACCCCCCAGTTCGGAGGGCATCCTGCAGGGCCCTATCACCAGTCTATCGCTCCACCTTCCGCCTGCAGGTATCTTTCCCCTCTCCTGTAAAGGTCTTGGCCCGCGTCTGCAGAAAATCTTGGTCAGGTTCGGAGGGTTGCAACCCAATGAGAGCTCACATGTCGAAATGGAAGCTGATCTTCATCGACATAATCGCCAGCCAGCTGGACGAGTTGGTGTCTCCTCACGGTCAACCGGGAGTCAATATTGCGTGATGCTCGACACTGCACACGAGCGGTTGGTCTGAAATCGCTCAATCATCGACAAGCCAAGGACGGGATACAGTTCtacttggtgttgttggtggttaTCATTGAGCCTTGTGTAACCGCGTAAGACTGCCGGGCTGTGCCACACCAGTCCTCCGCCCAACCACAATCGTCCGCTTGCCATCCGAGAGACCAGAACTGGCAAGGCCCTTCTGCAGCATCACATCAAGTCAGTGGTTTCGAACTCTCAGAAGGGTGTTCAGTGTCGATAGTGCAAAGGTGCCATGaattcctcctccccgggCCAATCAACGGTGGTCCATATATGAAAGAACCTCAACTGGAGAACTACACTACTGCAGTCATCAAAGAAAACTCCCGCCACTTGATGGGCCGATATCCCACGATTTCGGCCGAGCTGTTTGACCCCGCAGCGCCAACACGGACGGTAATACTGTGCTGCCTGAGCATGCGTCGCTGGGCCGTTGAGAGCTGTTTGAGGTGGGAAAACTTGGATTGTCCATGCCATTGTTGCTTCTGTTGGTAGCCAAAAGAGAACGTTCGAGTTGCGTTGGGTGTTGTGCAACTCCAGGGCCTGATCCCAGGAAACTTAAGCGCAATGTCCGGTGCCAAAAGAGTGGGGGAACCGGGCATTTGTGTCACCATGGAAATGTAGAAAAGCGGCAGAGAATGGACTGGTTCAAGAGTAGCAGTGAGTAGTACAAACGGAAAAATG
Proteins encoded in this window:
- a CDS encoding hypothetical protein (EggNog:ENOG503Q4X8; COG:Q), which produces MAVMLILLGGLVTWFVGWIIYCRWLHPYSKYPGPFLASFSRLWIIKELYSGHLEVTLKKWHAKHGPIIRIAENEVSVSDSTVIKAIYGAGTTFTKTEFYSAFSMPWSRFPEHFCNIDPKSHGERRKLVNHVYTMTNVGRYEPAIEECIELLYQRVKDASESGRPTDMALWLRYYAFDVIGILFFSRPFGFLETKKDYRGWINATDVLILFMAASAFVPRWMRSLVLMTSIVVPGAMAAVKAMDTMSDAGFEAVEKRQKELEESGGVMEKDDMLASFFRVMEEHGDLDNFGPPEIRGEIYTAIIAGSDTTASAITSVLYHLTKNPRTYWKLRDEIDTAVAEGRISSSGRVRYANAVKLPYFDACCKEGMRVHASLGLSFPRYTPKEGVELLGEFFPPGVKVGCNPQIVQRDKGVFGEDADEFVPERWLGRNAADLERHMLNFGGGPHMCLGKNISMMEIYKALPELIRDYDFELVDPKKEWTLINRWFHQPKNVQTIVTKRKK